In Bacteroides cellulosilyticus, the genomic stretch TCTGTCATATCGCCATAATGAAGATTGACTAAACGCTGTTGCTTCATATCACGCACCCATTCATCTAAATAAAGATGTTCAATACGTCCAGTATTAAATGAAGACGAACGACGAAGAATACCGTGAACTTCATACCCTTTTTCTATTAAAAACTCGGCAAGGAAAGAACCATCCTGACCGGTAATTCCAGTTAGTAATGCTACTTTTTTCATTATTCTTTCGTTAAAAACAACTCAAACACTTTTATAAAATATTTAAAAAACAGTAACGGCATGCATGTCCAAATCTCATTCTCACTACATGCACGAACTATTTCCTTATTTAGTAAAATATTACTTTTAATAGAGGCAGTGCTTGCACCACCTGTTCTCATTTTCATAAAATCCAGAGAAAGATATTTTGACTTCAATTGATGTGTATACAAAAAACGAATCAGCAATTCATAATCCGCTGCTATATGATAATCAGTTTTATAATATCCGAATTCTTCGAAATATTTCCGATAAGTGAAGAAAGTAGGATGAGCAGGCATAAAACCATACCGAAAACGACTAGGAGAAAAAATTCGGGACGAATAATAACGTACAGTCTTATCCAAATTATCCGGATTCACAAAGCGCACATCTCCATAAACGGCTTTAGTTTCCTCATTTTGAAAAGCCTCTACAACCCTTGAAATGATATCTCTCCGATGATAAAAATCATCGGAATTAATAATACCGACAATACCACCGGTTGACATACGAATGCCTTTATTCATGGCATCATAAAGACCATTATCCCTTTCACTTATCCATTTCAACCGTCCTTGAAACTGCGGCTCATATTTACGAATAATATCAACCGTATTGTCTTGGGACAGACCATCAACAATAATATACTCAATATCCGA encodes the following:
- a CDS encoding glycosyltransferase family 2 protein, which codes for MKVSLVTVTFNSDKTLRDTIQSVLNQTYSDIEYIIVDGLSQDNTVDIIRKYEPQFQGRLKWISERDNGLYDAMNKGIRMSTGGIVGIINSDDFYHRRDIISRVVEAFQNEETKAVYGDVRFVNPDNLDKTVRYYSSRIFSPSRFRYGFMPAHPTFFTYRKYFEEFGYYKTDYHIAADYELLIRFLYTHQLKSKYLSLDFMKMRTGGASTASIKSNILLNKEIVRACSENEIWTCMPLLFFKYFIKVFELFLTKE